TCTTATGTCTGTTCATGTTGCAAATAAAAGGAATAATAATTCAAACAAACCCCGTAAACAAGGCTATAAACAGGTGATACTAAAGTGTTCGCTGTCTAAAATATGGCTTTCACTTAAAAGTAAACGGCAAACACTTAATGCGCTCATATTACATTGAAGTTTCTCACATCTTTGTTCTCGAATATTAATTATTAAAATTAAAACATATGAAACGTATTACATTAAAAACAGGATTATTATTTGCCATGTTAGTTGCATTTGGAACAGTAGCAGTTAACGCACAGTCTAAAGGCGAAAAAAAAGAGCCCCCAACATTTACTGAGCTTTTAAAGCAAATGGATAAGGACGAAGACGGTCAACTTTCTAAAGACGAGGTAAAAGGACCTTTAAAAGATGATTTCGATAAAATTGATACTGATGAAGATGGTTTTCTTACTGAAGAAGAATTAGAAAAAGCTCCTAAACCAAAAGGAAGACCTAGAAACTAATTCAAATTAACCCTTAAAATTTTACACATGAGCTATAAAGATATCAAGTCTGTTTTTCCGATTGAAAAGATCTTTTTTTTCATATTCATTTCTGTTTTTATTGCCTGTAGTGATGATGACACAGTAACAAGTACTGACGAGGAGGATGAAGAAATAATTGAAGAGGAAGAAGTTAGTACTACTGTTGACGATACCGATTTTGAAGCTACAGATTGGACCACGGCAACACACAGTAAAGATGCCGACCCAGATTTTGAAGAGGTATTTGAAGATAATGAGGTAAAACGCCTTGATATCGT
Above is a window of Maribacter aquivivus DNA encoding:
- a CDS encoding CREC-EF hand family protein, whose amino-acid sequence is MKRITLKTGLLFAMLVAFGTVAVNAQSKGEKKEPPTFTELLKQMDKDEDGQLSKDEVKGPLKDDFDKIDTDEDGFLTEEELEKAPKPKGRPRN